The sequence GCCGCAACAACACCGGCGAGACAAAAGAGCGGCAGGACCAGGAAGGCGGTCTCGAAGGCCTCCAGCGCGTAGACACGTGCGCCGTCAACCATCCGTCCTTGCCAGCCGAGATCGAGCAGATATCCGATGAAAGGCTGCAGCACGGCGCCGCTGCCGACGACGAAGCTGTTGATGATCCCGAGCGCGGCGCTGTTGGCCCAGGCAGGATTGTGCTCGCGGGCAACGGCGAAGCTCAGCACCATGGTGGCGGACCCGAAGCCCTGCAGCGCCAGCACCGCCTGTAGCAGGGGCAGCGGCATTGCCGGGAAGAGGATCACCAGCGAGATTCCGACGGTCGCCAGCAGGCCGCCCGCGACCATGAAGCGCCGCCGCTTGCCGAGCTTGTCGGAAAGCCAGCCGATCATCGGGGCGCCGATGCCCCAGCCGAAGAACATCACCGAGGCGAGTGCCGCCGCTTCCGGCTTCGACATGCCGCGCGCCTCGATCAGGAACGGCACCCCCCAGAGCCCGCCGAACGCCAGCATGGACCCGGTCATACCGACACCGAAGGTCGCGGCGAGCCAGGTCTGCCGGTTGGAGAGCGCGCGTTTCAGGCCTTCGAGGAGCGGACGCGCCGGTTCGTCATGCGCATCCACCTTGTCGCGGACGGTGAGGAACAGGCAGACCGTCAGCACCGCGCCGCCAATCGCCACGGCCCAGTTGGTGTCGCGCCAACCGACCTGCTCCACCGCGTAACCGAAGGGCGCCTGCCCAAGGATCCCGCCGAGAACGCCGAGGGCCTGAGCAAGGCCGCCCAGGAGCGCGAAGCGCCCCGGAAACCAGATCGCGGCGACGGACAGCGCGGCGACAAAGCTGCAGGCACAACCGAGCCCGATCAGGAAGCGGCCGACATAGGCCATTTCAATGCTCCCTGCGCTCGCGAAGACCATCACGCCGACGGTACAGATCGCCGCCGCGCCGGTCGCGAGCCGGCGCGCGCCGAGCCTGTCGATGGCGACGCCGACCGGGATCTGGATGCTGGCATAGACGTAGAAATAGACCGCCGAGAGATTGCCGAGGATCGCCCCGCCGACGGCGAATTCCCGCATCAGGTCGTCGACCATGACCGACGGCGAAACCCGCAGGACGAAGGCGTAGAGAAAGAAGACCGAGGCGAAGAACCATCCGGCCAGAAGCAGTGCTTTGGCCGGGGTCGCAGGATTAGTTCCGGTCTCAGTGCTCACGCGGCCTCTCCGGCGGAAACGGGAACCGTCTCAGTCGCATGCACGCCTGCGGCGGTCAATCGCCACCGACGGCAGCATTGCCTGAGTGAATTGTCATCAGTTCACGGCGGCGCCAAAGTGGGCATGGAACAACCGCCGGAACAGGGACCGGAGATGATCGAGGCACGCACCACCACACACGACGCGGAAGACGATCCGCGCAACAGGGACATCCGGATCTGGGTGAACGGTGGGATCGTGCCCCGCGACGAGGCGAAGGTCTCGGTCTACGATTCCGGTTTCCTGCTCGGCGACGGAATGTGGGAGGGGATGCGCCTGCACAAAGGCACCTGGGTCTTCTTCGACGAGCACATGGACCGGCTCTTCGAGAGCTGCAAGGCGGTTTCCCTCGATGTCGGCATGGACCGGGCCGGTCTGCTCCGCGCGCTGAACGAGACAGCCGCTGCGAACGGCATGGAGACGGACGTGCATTGCCGCCTGATGGTGACACGCGGCGTGAAGGCGAAACCGTTCCAGCACCCTTCCCTCTCCCGCAGCGGTCCGACCATCGTCATCATCCTCGAGCATTCGAAACCGGCCTCCGGTCTCGGCCAGCGCGGCATCCGGCTCGCCACCGTGCATCAGGTCCGCGGCCTGCCGCATTCCCAGGATCCGAAGCTGAATTCCCATTCGAAACTGAACTGCGTCATCGCCTGCCTGCAGGCGGAACAGGCCGGTGCCGACGAAGGGCTGATGCTCGACCCGCACGGCTTCGTCAACACGACGAACGCCTGCAATTTCTTCATCGTCCGGCGTGGCGAGGTCTGGACCTCGACCGGCGACTACTGCATGAACGGCGTCACCCGCGGCAAGGTGATCGCACTCTGCCGGGCGAACAGCATTCCGGTTTTCGAGAAGAACTTCTCTCTGGTCGAATGCATGGGCGCTGAGGAAGCCTTTCTGACAGGCTCGTTCGGCGGTCTGACCCCGGTCGCGGAAATCGACGGCAAGACAGTCGGAAACGGCACGCTGCCGGGCAAAGTCACCAGCAGACTTCAGGCGTTCTACATGGCGATGATCGAGCAACAAGTCGGTCGGAAAGCTCTACTGGACACGCATACAAAATGTTAACGAACTGCCGCCTAAGATCGTATTTCTCCAGTAAAATTGCGCCGACCGGAAGCCTGTCCGCTGATGAAAGCAAACCGCACCGCCACGGAACAGGACGTTCTCTCCTCGGTGATCGAGAATGTGAGCCAGGGCCTGAGCTATTTTGACGAGGACCTGAAGCTCGTCGTCTGCAACCGCCGCTATCTCGACCTGCTCGGCTTCCCTCTCTGGATGGGTACCCCCGGGACGCCGATGTCGAGTTTCTTCCGCCACAACGCGGAGCGGGGCGAATACGGCCCCGGTCAGGTCGACGAGCTGGTCAAGGAACGTGTCGAGCTCGCCCGCCGGGCCGAGGCCCATAGTTTCGAACGCGTGCGTCCGGACGGCACCGTTTTGCGCATCCGCGGCGTTCCGGTCCACGGCGGTTTCGTGACCACCTATGACGACATCACCGAGCTGCGCACGTCACAGAGAGAACTTGAAGCGACCAACGAAAGGCTCGACGACCTGGTCTGGGAAAGGACGGAGAAGCTGCAGGCCCGGGAGCAGGAACTCTCGACGAAGACCACGGCGCTTGAGACCATCCTGGAGTCGGTTAATTACGGGATCACGCTGTTCGACAACGACCTCAGTCTCGTCGCCGCCAACAAACGCTCCCTCGAAATGCTCCACATACCGGAGGACATGGCCAGACCCGGAACCTCGTTCGAGAGTTTGATCAGGCTGATGGCGGAGCGGGGCGAGTATGGCGAAGGAGATATCGAGGAGCAGGTACGCAGCCGCGTCGACCTGGCCCGCAAATTCGAACCTCACCAGTTTGTCCGCGAGCAGACGAACGGACGCATCTTCGAAGTCACCGGCCGTCCGGTCGAGAATGGTTTCGTCACCACATATGTCGACGTAACCGAGCAGAAGCGGTTCGAAGCGCTGCTACAGGCCAACAATGCGGAGCTTTCCGAGAAGACGTCGGCACTCGAAGCCATCCTCGCAGCGCTCGATCACGGTATCGCGCTCTTCGGGAAGGACCTCCGCCTGGTCGCCGCCAACTCCCGGGCTTTCGACCTGATGAAAGTCCCGCACGAGATGAACCGGCCGGGCGTACATTTTTCAGATTACCTGCGCCTGCAGGCCGGGCAGGGAGAATTCGGCCCAGGTGACATTGACGAGATCGTGGACAAGCTCACCGCACTGGCGGAACGGCCCGAACGCTACCATGCGATTCGCCATCGCTCCGACGGAACGATCATCGAGGTTTCGCGCAATCCGATTGAGATCGGCTTCGTCGCGACCTACCGCGACGTCACCGAACAGAAGCAGTTCGAAGCGCTGCTGCAGGCCAACAACGAAGAACTGACAGAGAAAACCGCGGCG comes from Nisaea sediminum and encodes:
- a CDS encoding aminotransferase class IV, translated to MEQPPEQGPEMIEARTTTHDAEDDPRNRDIRIWVNGGIVPRDEAKVSVYDSGFLLGDGMWEGMRLHKGTWVFFDEHMDRLFESCKAVSLDVGMDRAGLLRALNETAAANGMETDVHCRLMVTRGVKAKPFQHPSLSRSGPTIVIILEHSKPASGLGQRGIRLATVHQVRGLPHSQDPKLNSHSKLNCVIACLQAEQAGADEGLMLDPHGFVNTTNACNFFIVRRGEVWTSTGDYCMNGVTRGKVIALCRANSIPVFEKNFSLVECMGAEEAFLTGSFGGLTPVAEIDGKTVGNGTLPGKVTSRLQAFYMAMIEQQVGRKALLDTHTKC
- a CDS encoding MFS transporter, with protein sequence MSTETGTNPATPAKALLLAGWFFASVFFLYAFVLRVSPSVMVDDLMREFAVGGAILGNLSAVYFYVYASIQIPVGVAIDRLGARRLATGAAAICTVGVMVFASAGSIEMAYVGRFLIGLGCACSFVAALSVAAIWFPGRFALLGGLAQALGVLGGILGQAPFGYAVEQVGWRDTNWAVAIGGAVLTVCLFLTVRDKVDAHDEPARPLLEGLKRALSNRQTWLAATFGVGMTGSMLAFGGLWGVPFLIEARGMSKPEAAALASVMFFGWGIGAPMIGWLSDKLGKRRRFMVAGGLLATVGISLVILFPAMPLPLLQAVLALQGFGSATMVLSFAVAREHNPAWANSAALGIINSFVVGSGAVLQPFIGYLLDLGWQGRMVDGARVYALEAFETAFLVLPLFCLAGVVAACFIRLPDSR